In Nocardioides sp., the following proteins share a genomic window:
- a CDS encoding MFS transporter, which translates to MTATDTESPHRSARALLTAASIAVAFAAADTYVVVLALPDMMASAGIPIAELQRAAPIISGFLLGYVAMLPLIGRIADLRGRVPVLVAALVIFAVGSLLTALAYDMSSMVVGRFLQGLGGGGLVPATLALVADIYPVQRRGVPLGIVSAVQELGSVIGPLFGALVLAVAPWPAIFLINVAVGLVLAAAIRMLSAREATPSEHPPSVEGSASVERHRGHFDLVGLLLAGLAVSAAALVMVRPAPIVRDITWGQIFIPFVGDGRWLTPVGAVAIACAVLFLVRCSTARHPLVDLRAWSRSARDADLLGALLLAAALSGVILAFATADPKIEVFSDKGLYYLAVAAIASGLLAWHLARTANPLIPHDALRETAAWGSMVVSFFIGAALIAALIDIPLFARTTIYPDSQLMAALVLVRFLVALPVGAVLGGYLTRRLSAGVITCVGMVCAAAGFLLMSRWGLESLHEPSANIALVLGGLGFGLALAPVNAAVLAATRADVHGVSTALVVVARMVGMLVGISALTTLGLRRYYAEQGDIPPVREVCDGKSKCDEFTRMLKVAGIAQEQTVFLGAAGCALIAGVLALIVFRHADTKGVSTSQVLRAGG; encoded by the coding sequence AGCGCGCCGCGCCGATCATCTCCGGGTTCCTGCTCGGCTATGTGGCGATGTTGCCGCTGATCGGTCGGATCGCCGATCTGCGAGGTCGGGTCCCCGTGCTGGTGGCGGCTCTGGTGATCTTCGCCGTCGGCTCGCTGCTCACCGCACTCGCGTACGACATGTCCAGCATGGTCGTGGGTCGCTTCCTGCAAGGGCTCGGGGGTGGCGGGCTCGTGCCGGCGACGCTGGCTCTGGTCGCCGACATCTACCCGGTGCAGCGTCGCGGTGTCCCCCTGGGCATCGTGTCGGCCGTCCAGGAACTCGGCTCGGTGATCGGCCCGCTCTTCGGAGCGTTGGTGCTCGCCGTTGCGCCCTGGCCGGCCATCTTCTTGATCAACGTGGCCGTCGGACTGGTGCTGGCGGCGGCGATCCGAATGCTCTCGGCACGCGAAGCCACGCCGTCCGAGCACCCACCATCGGTCGAGGGTTCCGCGTCGGTCGAGCGCCATCGAGGCCACTTCGACCTGGTCGGACTCCTCCTGGCCGGGCTCGCCGTCTCCGCTGCGGCGCTGGTGATGGTGCGACCCGCACCGATCGTGCGAGACATCACGTGGGGTCAGATCTTCATCCCGTTCGTCGGCGACGGCCGTTGGCTGACGCCGGTCGGCGCGGTCGCCATCGCCTGCGCCGTGCTGTTCCTGGTGCGATGTTCGACCGCGCGTCACCCCTTGGTCGACCTGCGCGCGTGGTCTCGCTCCGCGCGTGACGCCGACCTTCTCGGTGCACTCCTGCTCGCGGCCGCGCTGAGTGGCGTGATCTTGGCCTTCGCGACAGCCGACCCCAAGATCGAGGTGTTCAGCGACAAGGGTCTGTACTACCTGGCCGTCGCGGCGATCGCCAGCGGACTGCTGGCCTGGCACCTGGCTCGCACCGCCAACCCGCTGATCCCCCACGACGCCCTGCGCGAGACCGCCGCGTGGGGCTCAATGGTGGTGTCCTTCTTCATCGGTGCGGCCCTGATCGCGGCCCTGATCGACATTCCCCTCTTCGCCCGCACCACGATCTACCCGGACTCCCAGTTGATGGCCGCGCTGGTGCTCGTACGCTTCCTGGTCGCCTTGCCGGTCGGGGCAGTGCTGGGTGGCTATCTGACTCGCCGTCTCAGCGCGGGCGTGATCACCTGTGTCGGCATGGTGTGCGCGGCGGCTGGCTTCTTGTTGATGAGCAGGTGGGGCCTGGAGTCCCTGCACGAGCCGAGCGCGAACATCGCGCTGGTCCTCGGCGGCCTGGGCTTCGGGCTGGCGCTCGCCCCGGTCAACGCCGCAGTCCTGGCCGCCACCCGAGCAGACGTCCACGGGGTGTCCACCGCCTTGGTCGTGGTCGCGCGGATGGTGGGCATGTTGGTCGGAATCTCTGCTCTCACCACCCTCGGGCTGCGCCGCTACTACGCCGAGCAGGGCGACATCCCGCCCGTACGCGAGGTGTGCGACGGCAAGAGCAAGTGCGACGAGTTCACCCGCATGCTCAAGGTCGCGGGCATCGCCCAGGAGCAGACCGTGTTCCTCGGCGCGGCCGGCTGCGCGCTGATCGCCGGTGTGCTGGCCCTGATCGTCTTCCGGCACGCCGACACCAAGGGAGTGTCGACGTCCCAGGTGCTGCGCGCGGGCGGTTGA
- a CDS encoding carbonic anhydrase yields MSAFDDLLEANREYAATFTGGDFDGVAHAGVAIVTCMDSRIDPLRMLGLQHGDAKMFRNPGGRVTPQAFEALVLAVHLLGVDRILIVPHTRCAMASSTEAQLRQRVSESAGVDASWQPFDVVDDQLQTLTDDVRKVSTHPLISGRATVGGFLYDVDTGLLTEHA; encoded by the coding sequence ATGTCAGCGTTCGACGACCTGCTCGAAGCAAACCGGGAGTACGCCGCGACGTTCACGGGCGGTGACTTCGACGGCGTAGCCCACGCGGGCGTCGCCATCGTGACCTGCATGGACTCGCGGATCGATCCGCTCCGGATGCTCGGCCTCCAACACGGCGACGCCAAGATGTTTCGCAACCCGGGTGGTCGCGTCACTCCCCAGGCCTTCGAGGCGCTGGTCCTGGCCGTTCACCTCCTGGGAGTGGATCGCATCCTGATCGTGCCGCACACCCGCTGCGCCATGGCCAGTTCGACCGAGGCACAACTGCGTCAGCGAGTCTCCGAGTCGGCAGGTGTCGATGCCTCCTGGCAGCCCTTCGACGTGGTCGACGACCAACTCCAGACGCTCACCGATGATGTACGCAAGGTCAGCACCCACCCCCTCATCAGCGGTCGTGCCACCGTGGGCGGGTTCCTCTACGACGTGGACACGGGGCTCCTCACCGAGCACGCCTGA